From Luteococcus japonicus, one genomic window encodes:
- a CDS encoding DUF4439 domain-containing protein — translation MPQPHLTRRGLALAALATTGAVAGCTPGPTVRPRGGTAPGASRTPDAALERARAGEAELVAALDAALAAPKAPRSPAQAAALRQLRDAHAAHVETLDRLGGIPSIGTPSPPADASAWAPLSKKIGALEARVGQTHRAAAGSATDPSQALLLASLATFTALNTSPGRPVVDDTTSPAAVEVGTRTDALLVLLSRLRALAEGLEVGLGQIPSTDKLIEPMRKHLVQVWAARDRVEDQLRAAGQGIPPAELGYVMPGGFGSVAQARTTWALLEDDVTAAWARVAAASSGADRNRALDAMLAQARTALGLGAPLTRWPGWV, via the coding sequence ATGCCCCAGCCCCACCTGACCCGACGCGGCCTCGCCCTCGCGGCGCTCGCGACGACGGGTGCCGTGGCCGGCTGCACCCCTGGCCCAACCGTCAGGCCCCGCGGAGGTACCGCCCCCGGCGCCTCCCGCACCCCAGACGCCGCCCTGGAGCGGGCACGGGCGGGCGAGGCGGAGCTCGTGGCGGCACTGGACGCGGCGCTGGCCGCGCCGAAGGCCCCGCGCAGCCCTGCCCAGGCCGCGGCGCTGAGGCAGCTCCGCGACGCGCACGCTGCACATGTCGAGACCTTGGACCGGCTGGGTGGAATCCCCTCCATCGGCACCCCCTCCCCACCCGCCGACGCGTCCGCATGGGCGCCCCTGTCCAAGAAGATCGGCGCCCTCGAGGCGCGCGTCGGGCAGACCCATCGCGCGGCAGCGGGCTCCGCCACGGACCCCTCGCAAGCCTTGCTCCTCGCCTCGCTGGCCACCTTCACCGCCCTCAACACGTCGCCGGGAAGGCCGGTGGTCGATGACACGACCTCCCCTGCCGCCGTGGAGGTGGGTACCCGCACTGACGCGCTGCTCGTCCTGCTCAGCAGGCTGCGAGCCCTGGCGGAGGGGCTGGAGGTCGGCCTGGGCCAGATACCGAGCACGGACAAGCTCATCGAGCCGATGCGCAAGCACCTCGTCCAGGTGTGGGCTGCGCGGGACCGCGTCGAGGACCAGCTGCGAGCGGCCGGCCAAGGGATTCCTCCGGCCGAGCTGGGCTATGTGATGCCGGGTGGCTTCGGGTCCGTCGCCCAGGCCCGCACGACATGGGCGCTCCTGGAGGACGACGTGACGGCCGCGTGGGCAAGGGTGGCCGCGGCCTCGTCGGGGGCAGACCGCAACCGAGCACTGGACGCGATGCTGGCGCAGGCACGGACGGCGCTGGGTCTGGGCGCTCCCCTG
- a CDS encoding IS481 family transposase, with the protein MAHSKARLNVNGRRLLVQRVREQGWKVAHAAKAMGISRQCAHHWLKRYDQHGEPGLHDRSSRPRTMPRRTNHQVEVRVLAHRALHRQGPTHTSAATGVPARTVSAIWKRHHMPPLAHLDPITGAVIRGSQATTRRYEREHPGELIHLDVKKIGKIPDGGGWRSRGRAATSAERNKRAKIGYDYVHAAVDDHTRLAYIEIHDDEKGPTCAGFLTRAAAFFADHGITRIERVITDNAFAYRNSSDFIAAVEALDAKQKFIKPHCPWQNGKVERLNRTLATEWAYRQPFTSNQARRDALADWLTFYNTERGHSALGGKAPITRVS; encoded by the coding sequence ATGGCCCACTCTAAAGCCCGTCTGAACGTCAACGGTCGGCGTCTGCTGGTCCAGCGCGTCCGCGAGCAAGGCTGGAAGGTCGCCCACGCCGCCAAGGCGATGGGAATCTCACGCCAGTGCGCACACCACTGGCTCAAGCGCTACGACCAGCACGGCGAACCAGGTCTGCATGACCGCTCCAGCCGACCCCGAACCATGCCCCGGCGCACCAACCACCAGGTCGAGGTCCGGGTCCTGGCGCACCGCGCGCTGCACCGGCAGGGCCCAACCCACACCAGCGCCGCGACCGGTGTTCCCGCGCGCACCGTCTCGGCGATCTGGAAGCGTCATCACATGCCCCCGTTGGCCCACCTCGATCCGATCACCGGAGCAGTGATCCGCGGCAGCCAGGCCACCACCCGCCGCTACGAACGCGAACACCCCGGTGAGTTGATCCACCTCGATGTCAAGAAGATCGGCAAGATCCCCGACGGTGGAGGCTGGCGAAGCCGCGGACGGGCCGCGACCAGCGCCGAGAGGAACAAGCGGGCAAAGATCGGCTACGACTACGTCCACGCAGCGGTCGACGACCACACCCGGCTGGCCTACATCGAGATCCACGACGACGAGAAGGGACCCACCTGCGCTGGTTTCCTCACCCGCGCCGCGGCCTTCTTCGCAGACCACGGCATCACCCGTATCGAGCGGGTGATCACCGACAATGCCTTCGCCTACCGCAACAGCAGCGACTTCATCGCCGCGGTCGAAGCCCTCGACGCGAAACAGAAGTTCATCAAGCCCCACTGCCCCTGGCAAAACGGCAAGGTCGAGCGCCTCAACCGGACCCTGGCAACCGAATGGGCCTACCGACAGCCCTTCACCAGCAACCAAGCACGCCGCGACGCCCTTGCCGACTGGCTCACGTTCTACAACACTGAACGAGGCCACAGCGCCCTCGGCGGGAAAGCTCCCATCACCCGAGTGTCATGA
- a CDS encoding IS110 family transposase: MFTERTSVGLDVHARSVVAHAMDVQTGEIFKARLCPDPVEVTAWIKALPGPAAAIYEAGPTGYGLARTLLGNDIRTVVAAPSKLQRPAGSRVKTDAIDAEHLSMLLRLDAFTAVAVPDELTEAARDLVRTREDCRSDLMRARHRLSKLLLRHGIVYSGGQTWSNAHDAWLKRQHFDSPLVQAAFDEAYDSVVTITARRDRLDERITAMAADSPWTNTIHRLGCLRGISTLTGFGLAVEIGDWTRFTGNSIGSFVGLVPSENSSGQSRSLGPITKTGNGHARRLLVEAAWHHQHRYVPGKTIRDRWDLASPAARARGDLGNRRLNHRWNQFKARKKANNIANAAIARELAGWCWSLAVLDD, encoded by the coding sequence TTGTTTACCGAGCGTACGAGTGTTGGTCTGGATGTGCATGCCCGCTCCGTGGTGGCGCATGCGATGGACGTCCAGACCGGCGAGATCTTCAAAGCCCGACTCTGCCCCGACCCTGTGGAAGTGACGGCCTGGATCAAGGCCCTGCCCGGCCCGGCCGCGGCGATCTATGAGGCTGGCCCGACCGGTTACGGTCTGGCCCGGACCCTGCTGGGCAATGACATCCGAACGGTGGTCGCCGCGCCGTCCAAGCTCCAGAGGCCAGCCGGATCGAGGGTGAAGACTGATGCGATCGACGCTGAACACCTCTCGATGCTGCTCCGGCTGGACGCGTTCACTGCGGTCGCGGTTCCTGATGAGCTGACCGAGGCTGCTCGTGACCTGGTGAGGACCCGCGAGGACTGCCGTAGTGACTTGATGCGTGCCAGGCATCGGTTGTCGAAGCTGCTGCTGCGTCACGGGATCGTCTATTCGGGCGGGCAGACCTGGAGCAACGCGCATGACGCCTGGCTCAAACGCCAGCACTTCGACTCGCCCTTGGTCCAGGCCGCCTTCGATGAGGCCTACGACAGTGTTGTCACGATCACGGCGCGCCGTGATCGTCTCGACGAGCGCATCACCGCCATGGCTGCCGACAGTCCTTGGACCAACACCATCCACCGGCTCGGCTGTCTGCGGGGGATCTCGACGCTGACAGGGTTCGGTCTGGCGGTCGAGATCGGCGACTGGACCCGGTTCACCGGGAACTCCATCGGATCTTTCGTCGGCCTCGTCCCGTCCGAGAACTCATCCGGCCAGTCACGCTCACTCGGTCCGATCACGAAGACCGGCAACGGTCATGCCCGGCGGCTGCTGGTCGAGGCCGCTTGGCACCACCAGCACCGCTACGTTCCCGGCAAGACGATCCGTGACCGTTGGGATCTTGCGTCCCCGGCTGCCCGGGCCCGCGGTGACCTGGGCAACCGGCGGTTGAACCATCGCTGGAACCAGTTCAAAGCCCGCAAGAAGGCCAACAACATCGCCAACGCCGCGATCGCCCGCGAACTCGCCGGGTGGTGCTGGTCCCTCGCCGTCCTCGACGACTGA
- the rimP gene encoding ribosome maturation factor RimP, producing MNERVVTPLIMPVLEAYGLELDQLDIIPAGKRKVLRIAVDGDGPKGRGPLLDDIARATRDISDALDESPEIGDAPFTLEVSSRGVGKPLTEPKHYRRNVGRLVLAILVDGSQLRGRLTEATDDSITITVEAEPGKKLPKGTDPVHVLAHDEISKATIQVEMNRKHDPELDEIGDDSDEQAEDDDESALEEEN from the coding sequence GTGAACGAACGCGTCGTGACGCCCCTCATCATGCCGGTCCTCGAGGCATACGGCCTCGAACTCGACCAGCTCGACATCATCCCGGCCGGCAAACGCAAGGTCTTGCGCATCGCGGTCGACGGCGACGGCCCCAAGGGCCGAGGACCGCTGCTCGACGACATTGCCCGCGCCACCCGTGACATCTCCGACGCTCTCGACGAGTCTCCCGAGATCGGCGACGCCCCCTTCACCCTCGAGGTGAGTTCGCGTGGCGTCGGCAAGCCACTGACCGAACCCAAGCACTACCGCCGCAATGTCGGCCGACTCGTGCTGGCCATCCTCGTCGACGGAAGTCAGCTGCGTGGCCGCCTCACCGAGGCCACCGACGATTCGATCACCATCACCGTCGAGGCAGAGCCGGGCAAGAAGCTGCCCAAGGGCACCGATCCGGTGCACGTGCTCGCCCACGACGAGATCAGCAAGGCCACCATCCAGGTGGAGATGAACCGCAAGCATGACCCGGAACTCGACGAGATCGGTGACGACTCCGACGAGCAGGCTGAGGACGACGACGAGTCGGCCCTCGAGGAGGAGAACTGA
- the nusA gene encoding transcription termination factor NusA has protein sequence MDIDMAALRAIEREKEIPLDYLIESLEVAMLNAYDKTENPVRGAKVELDRKSGKFAVMVPERDEESREIVGWYDGTPADFGRVAASTARQVIFQRLREAEDEQKFGHFAASEGDIILGTVQQDRDSRTIRLDIGNKMEAIMPLAEQAPGEQYTHGKRLRVFVVSVRKESKGPQVVVSRTHPGLVKKMFALEVPEIEQGVVEIKEIAREAGHRTKIAIVSHNPDVSAKGACIGPMGQRVRSVMRELNEEKIDIIDWSEDPAEFVAQALSPAKVSKVTVVDAAARAARVVVPDYQLSLAIGREGQNARLAARLTGWRIDIRSDAAPE, from the coding sequence ATGGACATCGACATGGCTGCCCTGCGGGCGATCGAGCGTGAGAAGGAGATTCCACTGGACTACCTGATCGAGTCGCTCGAAGTGGCGATGCTGAATGCCTATGACAAGACCGAGAACCCCGTGCGCGGGGCCAAGGTGGAGCTGGATCGCAAGTCCGGCAAGTTCGCCGTCATGGTGCCGGAGCGCGACGAGGAGTCCCGCGAGATCGTCGGCTGGTACGACGGCACGCCGGCCGACTTCGGCCGCGTCGCCGCATCCACCGCTCGCCAGGTCATCTTCCAGCGCCTGCGCGAGGCCGAGGACGAGCAGAAGTTCGGCCACTTCGCCGCCAGCGAGGGTGACATCATCCTCGGCACCGTGCAGCAGGACCGTGACTCCCGCACCATCCGCCTCGACATCGGCAACAAGATGGAGGCGATCATGCCGCTGGCCGAGCAGGCCCCCGGCGAGCAGTACACCCACGGGAAGCGCCTGCGCGTCTTCGTGGTCAGCGTCCGCAAGGAGTCCAAGGGGCCCCAGGTCGTCGTCTCCCGCACCCACCCCGGGCTGGTGAAGAAGATGTTCGCCCTCGAGGTGCCGGAGATCGAGCAGGGCGTCGTCGAGATCAAGGAGATCGCCCGCGAGGCCGGTCACCGCACCAAGATCGCCATCGTGAGCCACAATCCCGACGTGTCCGCCAAGGGTGCCTGCATCGGCCCGATGGGGCAGCGGGTCCGTTCCGTGATGCGTGAGCTCAACGAGGAGAAGATCGACATCATCGACTGGTCCGAGGACCCGGCCGAGTTCGTCGCCCAGGCACTGAGCCCCGCGAAGGTCAGCAAGGTGACCGTCGTCGACGCCGCCGCGCGTGCCGCCCGCGTCGTGGTGCCCGACTACCAGCTCAGCCTCGCCATCGGGCGCGAGGGGCAGAACGCCCGGCTGGCCGCCCGTCTGACGGGCTGGCGGATCGACATCCGCTCGGATGCCGCACCGGAGTGA
- a CDS encoding YlxR family protein, protein MSPQRTCIGCRLVCDQAALVRYVLVDGVVTRDARRRLPGRGVWLHDDQKCREPALRKGGFARGFRRRVSVPEDLFGPEPVRPEA, encoded by the coding sequence GTGAGTCCACAGCGCACGTGCATCGGCTGCCGCTTGGTCTGTGACCAAGCGGCGCTGGTGCGCTACGTCCTGGTGGACGGCGTCGTCACGCGCGATGCGCGACGACGACTGCCCGGCCGTGGGGTGTGGCTGCACGATGACCAGAAGTGCCGCGAACCGGCGCTCCGCAAGGGGGGCTTCGCGCGCGGCTTTCGTCGCCGGGTGAGTGTCCCCGAGGACCTCTTCGGGCCGGAACCGGTTCGACCTGAGGCGTGA
- the infB gene encoding translation initiation factor IF-2 yields the protein MAKVRVYELAKELGLESKDVLKTLKDMGEFVRSASSTIEAPVVRRLRDNLSNEAGAGKPAASGQAAPAQSAAPRPGAPKPGQMARPAAKPATPAAPATAETPAAPQAPAETPQPAVVRPASQKPAAADKPAPAPAPAPGARPGAPRPGQQSRPTTPPPTSGPITSNTPPAPGPRSSAPRPGEQRPSGQTPRPAAARPGQQAPRPGAPRPGASGGLPSGAPGGATPGQRRPGGSRPGNNPFASSQGMGARRPRPEGQGGGAPRPGAPAGARPGGPRPGAPAGGDSRMPRPGGSGGLPGMPRPNPAMMPKQQNAAVGAPARGGRPGGGPGRGRPGGGGGGRPGMGGGPGGPPTGGGRGGRGGRGGSGTQGAFGRGGQAGRGRRKSKKQRRQEFNEMEAPSIGGVRIRQGDGQIVRLRRGASLTDLAEKIKVEPAQLVQVLFNLGEMVTATQSVADDTLEVLGAELNYKIEVVSPEDEDRELLAGFDLEFGEDDGDDEDLAPRPPAVTVMGHVDHGKTKLLDALRSANVQGGEAGGITQAIGAYQVETTVDEEDRKITFIDTPGHEAFTAMRARGAKATDIAVLVVAADDGVMPQTIEALNHAKAAELPVVVAVNKVDKEGADPSKVRGQLTEYGLVPEEYGGDTMFVDVSATARTGLDELLEAIVLTADAELDLRANPDMPAQGVAIEAHLDQGRGPVATVLIQRGTLRKGDSIVAGSAHGRVRAMINDKGENVTEAPPSMPVQVLGLTSVPGAGDNFLVVDDDRMARQIADKREARMRAAAQAKGSRRKTLDQLFEQLEKGETQELLLILKGDGAGSVEALEDALSKIDVGDEVDLRVIDRGVGAITETNVSLAAASKAVIIGFNVRPTPHATKMADNENVDVRYYSVIYDAIDEIEAALKGMLKPIYEEKAMGTAEIREIFRSSKFGNIAGCMVLDGHLKRNAKARLVRDGVVVRETTIASLRREKDDATEVREGFECGLTLSNFNDIQVGDHIETFEMVEKPRD from the coding sequence GTGGCAAAGGTCCGTGTCTACGAGCTCGCGAAAGAGCTCGGACTCGAAAGCAAAGATGTCCTCAAGACGCTGAAGGACATGGGCGAATTCGTCCGGTCCGCGTCTTCCACCATTGAGGCGCCCGTCGTGCGTCGCCTGCGTGACAACCTCAGCAATGAGGCCGGCGCCGGCAAGCCCGCCGCGAGCGGACAGGCTGCTCCCGCGCAGTCTGCCGCCCCGCGTCCCGGCGCCCCCAAGCCGGGCCAGATGGCCCGCCCTGCAGCCAAGCCGGCCACCCCGGCTGCACCCGCCACGGCGGAGACCCCGGCCGCGCCGCAGGCTCCCGCGGAGACCCCGCAGCCCGCAGTCGTGAGGCCGGCCAGCCAGAAGCCGGCCGCGGCCGACAAGCCCGCTCCGGCTCCGGCGCCGGCCCCCGGTGCCCGTCCCGGTGCCCCGCGGCCCGGTCAGCAGTCGCGTCCCACGACGCCGCCGCCCACCTCGGGTCCCATCACCAGCAACACGCCGCCGGCTCCGGGCCCGCGTTCGTCGGCTCCCCGTCCGGGAGAACAGCGTCCTTCCGGCCAGACCCCGCGTCCGGCCGCCGCACGCCCCGGCCAGCAGGCACCTCGTCCCGGCGCACCCCGTCCGGGTGCCTCGGGTGGCCTGCCGTCGGGGGCTCCCGGCGGTGCCACTCCCGGCCAGCGTCGCCCCGGTGGCTCGCGCCCCGGCAACAACCCCTTCGCCTCCTCGCAGGGCATGGGCGCCCGTCGCCCCCGCCCCGAGGGACAGGGTGGCGGTGCGCCGCGTCCCGGTGCTCCCGCGGGTGCACGTCCCGGTGGTCCTCGCCCCGGTGCCCCGGCAGGTGGCGACAGCCGCATGCCTCGCCCCGGTGGTAGCGGTGGCTTGCCCGGCATGCCCCGTCCCAACCCGGCGATGATGCCCAAGCAGCAGAATGCAGCCGTCGGTGCGCCCGCTCGTGGCGGTCGCCCCGGTGGTGGCCCCGGCCGTGGTCGCCCCGGTGGCGGCGGCGGTGGCCGTCCCGGAATGGGTGGTGGCCCCGGTGGTCCGCCCACCGGTGGTGGCCGCGGTGGCCGCGGTGGCCGTGGCGGCTCCGGTACCCAGGGCGCCTTCGGACGCGGTGGCCAGGCCGGCCGCGGACGTCGCAAGAGCAAGAAGCAGCGCAGGCAAGAGTTCAACGAGATGGAGGCACCGTCGATTGGCGGTGTGCGCATCAGGCAGGGTGACGGCCAGATCGTGCGCCTGCGCCGTGGTGCATCCCTCACGGACCTGGCCGAGAAGATCAAGGTCGAGCCGGCACAGCTGGTGCAGGTGCTGTTCAACCTCGGTGAGATGGTCACGGCCACCCAGTCGGTGGCCGACGACACCCTCGAGGTGCTGGGCGCCGAGCTCAACTACAAGATCGAGGTCGTCTCCCCGGAGGACGAGGATCGTGAGCTGCTGGCCGGCTTCGACCTCGAGTTCGGCGAGGACGACGGCGACGACGAGGACCTCGCGCCCCGTCCGCCGGCCGTCACGGTCATGGGTCACGTCGACCACGGCAAGACCAAGCTGCTCGACGCGCTGCGAAGCGCGAATGTGCAGGGCGGCGAGGCCGGAGGCATCACCCAGGCCATCGGTGCCTACCAGGTCGAGACCACCGTCGACGAGGAGGATCGCAAGATCACCTTCATCGACACCCCCGGTCACGAGGCCTTCACGGCCATGCGTGCCCGTGGCGCCAAGGCCACGGACATCGCCGTGCTCGTGGTGGCCGCCGATGACGGCGTCATGCCGCAGACCATCGAGGCCCTCAACCACGCCAAGGCGGCCGAGCTGCCCGTCGTGGTGGCGGTCAACAAGGTCGACAAGGAAGGCGCGGACCCGTCCAAGGTCCGTGGCCAGCTGACCGAGTACGGCCTGGTGCCGGAGGAGTACGGCGGCGACACCATGTTCGTCGACGTCTCCGCCACCGCGAGGACCGGTCTGGACGAGCTGCTCGAGGCCATCGTGCTGACGGCCGACGCCGAACTGGACCTGCGCGCCAACCCGGACATGCCCGCCCAGGGCGTGGCCATTGAGGCGCACCTGGACCAGGGCCGCGGCCCCGTCGCGACAGTCCTCATCCAGCGCGGCACGCTGCGCAAGGGTGACTCGATCGTTGCCGGATCGGCCCATGGCCGTGTCCGCGCCATGATCAACGACAAGGGCGAGAACGTCACCGAGGCTCCGCCCTCGATGCCCGTCCAGGTGCTCGGTCTCACCTCCGTGCCCGGTGCCGGCGACAACTTCCTGGTCGTCGACGACGACCGGATGGCTCGCCAGATCGCCGACAAGCGCGAGGCCCGCATGCGTGCCGCAGCGCAGGCCAAGGGTTCGCGTCGCAAGACCCTCGACCAGCTCTTCGAGCAGCTGGAGAAGGGCGAGACGCAGGAGCTGCTGCTCATCCTCAAGGGCGACGGCGCTGGTTCCGTCGAGGCCCTGGAGGACGCCCTGTCGAAGATCGACGTCGGCGACGAGGTGGACCTGCGCGTCATCGACCGCGGTGTCGGTGCGATCACCGAGACCAATGTCTCGCTGGCCGCCGCCTCGAAGGCCGTCATCATCGGTTTCAACGTGCGGCCCACGCCGCACGCGACCAAGATGGCGGACAACGAGAACGTGGACGTGCGCTACTACTCGGTCATCTACGACGCGATCGACGAGATCGAGGCTGCCCTCAAGGGCATGCTCAAGCCGATCTACGAGGAGAAGGCGATGGGTACCGCGGAGATCCGCGAGATCTTCCGCAGCTCCAAGTTCGGCAACATCGCCGGCTGCATGGTGCTCGATGGCCACCTCAAGCGAAATGCCAAGGCTCGCCTGGTGCGCGACGGTGTCGTGGTCCGCGAGACCACCATCGCCTCGCTGCGTCGTGAGAAGGATGACGCCACCGAGGTCCGCGAGGGCTTCGAGTGTGGTCTGACGCTCTCGAACTTCAACGACATCCAGGTCGGTGACCACATCGAGACCTTCGAGATGGTCGAGAAGCCCAGGGACTGA
- the rbfA gene encoding 30S ribosome-binding factor RbfA, which yields MTNPRVAKLADQIKMITAEMLERRIKDPRLGFVTVTDVRLTGDSREATVFYTVFTEEEPGGTAAALESAKGLIRSTIGKKLGLRFAPSIAFIPDSTPEAAAAIEDLLARVQAGDAELAKQREGKTFAGDADPYKHDDEDSEED from the coding sequence ATGACCAATCCTCGTGTGGCAAAGCTTGCCGACCAGATCAAGATGATCACGGCAGAGATGCTGGAGCGTCGGATCAAGGACCCGCGCCTGGGTTTCGTCACCGTCACCGACGTGCGGTTGACCGGTGACTCACGGGAGGCGACGGTCTTCTACACCGTCTTCACGGAGGAGGAGCCCGGTGGCACCGCCGCGGCGCTGGAATCCGCCAAGGGGCTGATCCGCTCGACGATCGGCAAGAAGCTCGGGCTGCGCTTCGCGCCCAGCATCGCCTTCATCCCGGATTCGACGCCGGAGGCGGCCGCCGCCATCGAGGACCTGCTGGCGCGTGTCCAGGCCGGCGATGCCGAGCTGGCCAAGCAGCGTGAGGGCAAGACCTTCGCGGGCGACGCCGACCCGTACAAGCACGACGACGAGGACTCCGAAGAGGACTGA
- a CDS encoding sn-glycerol-1-phosphate dehydrogenase: protein MMDETVRRAVADADQTDEVAVARGALAQTGALMATWMPGSAALLVADEKTWAAAGDRTEASLREAGVPLAEPLVFPGSPTLYASLDNAARIREAIVAADQATGTRVTPVAVGAGTLNDLVKMAAHELERRYVVVGTAASMDGYTGAGAPMSSNGVKITVNCTAPQVVVFDLEVTARAPQWMVASGYGDLAAKIPGGADWILADAAGVEPIDEHVWSLVQSGVRDALAHPTELAAGAPEAFEGLVNGLVLSGLAMQVHGGTRPASGAEHYFSHIWELDHLGADDDPPLSHGFKVAIGTLAMLAFYEPFMARGLADLDVDAAVDAWPSWQAVEADIRATFTGPLADHAVKETKVKYVDPDGLRARLETLKAAWPRTRERLAAQLVPAADFQAQLRAAGAPSRPQDIGLSVQQLRETFPKAMYYRSRYTVLDVAREAGWFDELVEQTFAPGGIWG, encoded by the coding sequence ATGATGGACGAGACCGTACGGCGCGCCGTGGCCGACGCTGACCAGACCGACGAGGTGGCAGTGGCCCGTGGAGCCCTGGCCCAGACGGGTGCCCTGATGGCCACGTGGATGCCTGGCTCCGCCGCGCTCCTGGTGGCCGACGAGAAGACCTGGGCCGCGGCCGGGGACCGCACCGAGGCGTCGCTGCGTGAGGCCGGCGTCCCGCTGGCCGAGCCGCTGGTCTTCCCCGGAAGCCCCACCCTGTACGCGTCGCTGGACAATGCGGCACGCATCCGGGAGGCCATCGTCGCCGCCGACCAAGCCACCGGGACGCGCGTCACACCCGTCGCAGTCGGCGCCGGAACCCTCAACGACCTGGTCAAGATGGCCGCCCACGAGCTGGAACGTCGCTATGTCGTGGTGGGCACGGCCGCCAGCATGGACGGCTACACCGGGGCCGGCGCCCCGATGAGCAGCAATGGCGTCAAGATCACGGTGAACTGCACGGCGCCGCAGGTGGTGGTCTTCGACCTCGAGGTGACGGCCCGCGCCCCGCAGTGGATGGTGGCATCCGGTTACGGTGACCTGGCCGCCAAGATCCCCGGCGGCGCTGACTGGATCCTCGCCGACGCCGCCGGCGTCGAGCCCATCGACGAGCATGTCTGGAGCCTGGTGCAGTCCGGGGTCCGCGACGCCCTGGCCCATCCGACGGAGCTGGCCGCGGGCGCCCCCGAGGCCTTCGAGGGCCTGGTCAACGGGCTGGTGCTGTCCGGGCTGGCCATGCAGGTGCACGGCGGCACCCGGCCGGCCTCCGGTGCGGAGCACTACTTCAGCCACATCTGGGAGCTGGACCACCTGGGCGCCGACGACGACCCGCCGCTGTCCCACGGCTTCAAGGTGGCCATCGGCACCCTGGCCATGCTGGCCTTCTACGAACCCTTCATGGCCCGTGGCCTCGCGGACCTGGACGTCGACGCCGCCGTCGACGCCTGGCCCAGCTGGCAGGCGGTGGAGGCCGACATCCGTGCCACCTTCACCGGCCCCCTGGCGGACCACGCCGTGAAGGAGACCAAGGTCAAGTACGTCGACCCCGATGGGCTGCGGGCCCGGCTGGAGACGCTCAAGGCCGCCTGGCCCCGCACTCGCGAACGTCTGGCCGCCCAACTGGTGCCTGCCGCGGACTTCCAGGCGCAGCTGCGCGCAGCAGGTGCCCCCAGCCGCCCGCAGGACATCGGCCTGAGCGTGCAGCAACTGCGCGAGACCTTCCCCAAGGCCATGTACTACCGCTCGCGCTACACGGTGCTCGACGTCGCCCGCGAGGCCGGCTGGTTCGACGAGCTCGTCGAGCAGACCTTCGCCCCGGGAGGGATCTGGGGCTGA
- the truB gene encoding tRNA pseudouridine(55) synthase TruB, with protein MTLHSGLLICDKPQGWTSHQVVGRVRRLMGTRKVGHAGTLDPMATGVLIVGVNRATRLLGHLALHDKRYEATIRLGMATTTDDAEGEPSGGADAAHLDRAAVEAELPAFRGEIQQVPSSVSAIKVNGQRAYKLVRDGEQVELKSRAVTVSHYEVLDLRHVTEGERTYCDVDVEVECSSGTYIRALARDLGAALRVGGHLTALRRTRIGGYNLTDLPVVELDSDDQPELLGMARAAALSFPVVTLDEEQVRDVGFGRSLKGLAVPGNPTGVLSPDGELLALYRPDEEDPAIARPVAVLAQ; from the coding sequence ATGACTTTGCACTCCGGCCTGCTGATCTGCGACAAGCCTCAGGGCTGGACCTCCCACCAGGTAGTGGGCCGGGTCCGGCGGCTGATGGGAACCCGCAAGGTGGGGCATGCCGGCACCCTGGACCCGATGGCCACCGGAGTGCTGATCGTCGGGGTGAATCGGGCGACGCGGCTGCTGGGACACCTGGCCCTGCACGACAAGCGGTACGAGGCGACCATCCGGCTGGGCATGGCCACCACCACCGACGATGCCGAGGGCGAGCCGAGCGGGGGAGCCGACGCCGCACACCTGGACCGGGCGGCGGTGGAGGCGGAGCTGCCCGCCTTCCGCGGGGAGATCCAGCAGGTGCCGAGCTCGGTGAGTGCGATCAAGGTCAACGGGCAGCGTGCCTACAAGCTGGTGCGCGACGGGGAACAGGTGGAGCTCAAGAGCCGGGCCGTGACGGTCAGCCACTACGAGGTGCTGGACCTGCGCCACGTGACCGAGGGTGAGCGCACCTACTGTGACGTGGACGTGGAGGTGGAATGCAGCTCGGGCACCTACATCCGTGCCCTGGCCCGGGACCTGGGTGCGGCTCTGCGGGTGGGCGGACACCTGACGGCGCTGCGTCGCACCCGGATCGGTGGCTACAACCTGACCGACCTGCCCGTGGTGGAGCTGGACTCCGATGACCAGCCCGAGCTGTTGGGGATGGCGCGGGCCGCCGCACTGAGCTTCCCCGTAGTCACCCTCGACGAGGAACAGGTCCGCGACGTGGGCTTCGGCCGGAGCCTCAAGGGACTGGCCGTCCCGGGCAACCCGACGGGGGTGCTGTCCCCGGATGGTGAGCTGCTGGCGCTCTACCGTCCCGACGAGGAGGACCCGGCCATCGCACGGCCGGTGGCAGTGCTGGCTCAGTGA